The Pseudomonas triclosanedens genome has a window encoding:
- a CDS encoding ABC transporter permease, whose product MKSANPLWRFTGVRPAAWLFFAFLYIPIFVLVVLSFNSGQSATLWESFSLKWYAVVADDPEILRAAKNSLIVATLATVVATTLATLAALGMRGRSFRGQTLMSGVLGLPLLVPEIVTAVATLMFFAFIGLKLSLFTILLAHIVFCIPFAYLPIRARLEGMDPRLAEAAADLYASPWKTFWKVTFPLLTPGIVSGAMLAFIISMDDFVITYFVAGAGATTLPVYIFSSIRMGISPKINAISSIILLISIAFVALSYYVGQRRR is encoded by the coding sequence ATGAAGTCGGCCAATCCGCTGTGGCGCTTCACCGGGGTCAGGCCCGCCGCCTGGCTGTTCTTCGCCTTTCTCTACATCCCGATCTTCGTGCTGGTGGTGCTGAGCTTCAACAGCGGCCAGTCGGCCACGCTGTGGGAAAGCTTCAGCCTGAAATGGTACGCCGTGGTGGCGGATGACCCGGAGATCCTCCGTGCGGCGAAGAACTCGCTGATCGTCGCGACCCTGGCCACCGTCGTCGCCACCACCCTGGCGACGCTCGCCGCGCTGGGCATGCGCGGCCGTTCGTTCCGCGGGCAGACGCTGATGAGCGGCGTGCTGGGCCTGCCGCTGCTGGTGCCGGAGATCGTCACCGCCGTGGCGACCCTGATGTTCTTCGCCTTCATCGGCCTGAAGCTGTCGCTGTTCACCATTCTGCTGGCGCACATCGTGTTCTGCATTCCCTTCGCCTACCTGCCGATCCGCGCCCGTCTCGAAGGCATGGACCCCAGGCTGGCGGAAGCGGCGGCAGACCTCTATGCCTCGCCGTGGAAGACCTTCTGGAAGGTGACCTTCCCGCTGCTGACACCGGGGATCGTGTCCGGGGCGATGCTGGCGTTCATCATTTCGATGGACGACTTCGTCATCACCTACTTCGTCGCCGGTGCTGGTGCAACCACCCTGCCGGTATACATCTTCAGCTCCATCCGAATGGGGATTTCCCCGAAGATCAACGCCATATCTTCAATAATACTGTTGATTTCCATCGCGTTCGTTGCGTTGTCGTACTACGTCGGCCAGCGTCGCCGCTGA
- a CDS encoding ABC transporter substrate-binding protein — translation MKFRRTPFARTLVAASLLLAGSAHADGTLHFANWSDYFPPELLKKFEKDTGIHATLDSYDSNETLLAKLKAGGGAYDVVVPSDSFIEIFVKEGLLQKLDKSQLPNLANLKDKFKTLTYDPGHDYSVPYLWGSTGYSYDSAKVPGGKLDESWKPFFEPPAELKGKVVALNSIEELYAPASYYLGVDECTEDPKEAAKIQDLLLKQKPMLAMYNSDGTIERMAAGEVSMHQQWNGAFHRAHAQRDSLVYVYPKEGVRLFIDNLTIPKDATNIKEAHAFLNWMMQPENIALASNFAKYNNAIEGSDKYMDKELFDDPAINTPADKLDRLKPFKLCSPKALQLRSKVWTKLKK, via the coding sequence ATGAAATTCCGCCGTACTCCCTTCGCCCGCACGCTCGTCGCCGCCAGCCTGTTGCTGGCGGGCAGCGCCCACGCCGACGGCACCCTGCACTTCGCCAACTGGTCCGACTACTTCCCGCCGGAACTGTTGAAGAAGTTCGAGAAAGACACCGGCATCCACGCCACCCTCGACTCCTACGACAGCAACGAAACCCTGCTGGCCAAATTGAAGGCCGGCGGCGGCGCCTACGACGTGGTGGTGCCGTCGGACAGCTTCATCGAAATCTTCGTCAAGGAGGGCCTGCTGCAGAAGCTCGACAAATCGCAGTTGCCGAATCTTGCCAACCTCAAAGACAAGTTCAAGACCCTGACCTACGATCCGGGCCACGACTACTCCGTGCCTTACCTTTGGGGCTCCACCGGCTACAGCTACGACAGTGCCAAGGTGCCGGGCGGCAAGCTGGATGAAAGCTGGAAACCGTTCTTCGAACCGCCGGCCGAACTGAAGGGCAAGGTCGTGGCGCTCAACTCCATTGAGGAGCTGTATGCCCCGGCGTCCTACTACCTGGGCGTCGACGAGTGCACCGAGGATCCGAAAGAAGCTGCGAAGATCCAGGATCTGCTGCTCAAGCAGAAGCCGATGCTGGCCATGTACAACAGCGACGGCACCATCGAGCGCATGGCCGCCGGCGAAGTATCCATGCACCAGCAATGGAACGGCGCCTTCCACCGCGCCCATGCCCAGCGCGACAGCCTTGTCTACGTCTATCCGAAAGAAGGCGTACGCCTGTTCATCGATAACCTGACCATTCCAAAGGATGCCACCAACATCAAGGAAGCCCACGCCTTCCTGAACTGGATGATGCAGCCGGAAAACATCGCCCTGGCCTCCAACTTCGCCAAGTACAACAACGCCATCGAGGGCTCCGACAAGTACATGGACAAGGAGCTGTTCGACGATCCGGCGATCAACACCCCGGCAGACAAGCTCGACCGCCTGAAGCCCTTCAAGCTCTGCTCGCCCAAGGCCCTGCAACTGCGCTCCAAGGTCTGGACCAAGCTGAAGAAGTGA
- a CDS encoding APC family permease, producing the protein MASQHSASSTHTQQGVPAASDTRLKRALGLPALVFFGLVYMVPLTMFTTYGVVTEMTGGRTASAYLITLLAMLFTAASYSFMVRKYPIAGSAYSYSSLSFGPAVGFLSGWSLLLDYLFLPMINYLLIGLFMNIAFPEIPAWVFVVASIALVTVLNVVGISQVAGMSNIIVGAQIVFVVVFVGMSIKSLGGGAPIDLSLPFVGDGTQPGFAPLMAGAAVLCLSFLGFDAVSTMAEETRDARRDIPRAIIITTVLAGLLFTLLAIISQLVFPGSVFQNADSAANEVMLKVGGQFLGNFFTSAYIAGCIGSALASQASVSRIIFTMGRDGILPRSLFGVLHARFQTPVVAILAVSAFSLLAIVLDLTTLASMISFGALVAFSVVNLAVIRTYLGVERRRGAANLLTYGLVPFIGLCLTLWLWTSLSQLTLIVGLSWFAVGFTYLAVHTGGFRRKAPSVNFEENA; encoded by the coding sequence ATGGCCAGCCAACACAGCGCCAGCTCCACCCACACCCAACAAGGCGTCCCGGCGGCGTCCGATACCCGTCTCAAACGTGCACTGGGGCTACCCGCCCTGGTCTTCTTCGGCCTGGTCTACATGGTCCCGCTGACCATGTTCACCACCTACGGCGTGGTCACCGAGATGACCGGCGGCCGTACCGCCAGCGCCTACCTGATCACCCTGCTGGCGATGCTGTTCACCGCGGCCTCCTACAGCTTCATGGTGCGCAAGTACCCCATCGCCGGTTCGGCGTACTCCTACTCCAGCCTGAGCTTCGGTCCGGCAGTCGGCTTCCTGTCCGGCTGGTCGCTGCTGCTCGACTACCTGTTCCTGCCGATGATCAACTACTTGCTCATCGGCCTGTTCATGAACATCGCCTTCCCGGAAATCCCGGCCTGGGTCTTCGTGGTCGCCTCCATTGCCCTGGTGACCGTGCTCAATGTCGTCGGCATCAGCCAGGTGGCGGGCATGAGCAACATCATCGTCGGCGCGCAGATCGTCTTCGTAGTGGTGTTCGTCGGCATGTCCATCAAGAGCCTGGGCGGCGGCGCGCCGATCGACCTGAGCCTGCCCTTCGTCGGCGATGGCACCCAGCCGGGCTTCGCTCCGCTGATGGCCGGCGCTGCGGTGCTGTGCCTGTCGTTCCTGGGCTTCGACGCGGTTTCCACGATGGCCGAGGAAACCCGTGACGCCCGCCGCGACATCCCCCGAGCCATCATCATCACCACCGTCCTGGCGGGCCTGCTGTTCACTCTGCTGGCGATCATCAGCCAACTGGTGTTCCCCGGCAGCGTATTTCAGAACGCCGACTCGGCGGCCAACGAAGTGATGCTCAAGGTCGGTGGCCAGTTCCTCGGCAACTTCTTCACCTCCGCCTACATCGCCGGCTGCATCGGCTCGGCGTTGGCATCGCAGGCATCGGTATCGCGGATCATCTTCACGATGGGCCGCGACGGCATCCTGCCGCGCAGTCTGTTCGGCGTCCTCCACGCGCGCTTCCAGACCCCGGTGGTGGCGATCCTCGCCGTCTCCGCGTTCTCGCTGCTGGCGATCGTGCTGGACCTGACCACCCTGGCCTCGATGATCAGCTTCGGCGCCCTGGTTGCCTTCTCCGTGGTCAACCTGGCGGTAATCCGCACCTATCTCGGCGTCGAGCGCCGTCGCGGTGCCGCCAACCTGCTGACCTACGGCCTGGTGCCCTTCATCGGCCTGTGCCTGACCCTGTGGCTGTGGACCAGCCTGTCGCAACTGACGCTGATCGTGGGCCTGAGCTGGTTCGCCGTCGGCTTCACCTACCTGGCAGTACACACCGGCGGATTCCGCCGCAAGGCGCCGAGCGTGAACTTCGAGGAAAACGCATGA
- a CDS encoding histone deacetylase family protein: protein MLTIYTDDHRLHHGQHELIGGQFTPCFEKPSRADMVLDRVKAVKLGDIQAPRDFGLEPILRVHDEGFVRFLQHAWRDWLATGRTHDMLPIAWPTRRLRQKEPDSIDGRLGYYSFDAGAPITAGTWQAITSSVNVAMTGQAELAKGARSVFSLCRPPGHHASADFMGGYCFLNNAAIAAQSILDQGASRVAILDVDYHHGNGTQDIFYDRADVLFTSIHGDPRFEYPYFLGYADEKGQGVGEGFNFNYPLASGSDWSVWSLALQAAIRQISAYRPDVLIVSLGVDTFKEDPISQFKLDSPDYLRMGEAIGRLGLPTLFVMEGGYAVEEIGINAVNVLQGFDSIG, encoded by the coding sequence ATGTTGACGATCTACACCGACGACCATCGCTTGCACCACGGTCAGCACGAGCTGATCGGCGGCCAGTTCACCCCCTGCTTCGAAAAACCCAGCCGTGCCGACATGGTGCTGGACCGGGTCAAGGCGGTGAAGCTCGGCGACATCCAGGCCCCGCGTGACTTCGGGCTGGAGCCGATCCTGCGGGTGCATGACGAAGGCTTCGTGCGCTTCCTGCAACACGCCTGGCGCGACTGGCTGGCCACCGGTCGGACCCACGACATGCTGCCCATCGCCTGGCCAACCCGGCGCCTGCGGCAGAAGGAGCCCGACAGCATCGACGGCCGCCTGGGCTACTACTCCTTCGACGCCGGCGCACCGATCACCGCCGGCACCTGGCAGGCGATCACCAGTTCGGTGAACGTCGCCATGACCGGCCAGGCCGAGTTGGCCAAGGGCGCGCGCTCGGTATTCTCGCTCTGCCGTCCGCCGGGACACCACGCCTCGGCTGACTTCATGGGCGGCTACTGCTTCCTCAACAACGCAGCCATCGCCGCCCAGTCGATCCTCGACCAGGGTGCCAGCAGGGTTGCGATCCTCGACGTGGACTATCACCACGGCAATGGCACCCAAGACATCTTCTACGACCGTGCCGACGTGCTGTTCACCTCGATCCACGGCGATCCGCGCTTCGAATACCCGTACTTCCTCGGCTACGCCGACGAGAAGGGCCAGGGCGTGGGTGAAGGCTTCAACTTCAATTACCCGCTGGCGTCGGGCAGCGACTGGTCGGTATGGAGCCTCGCGCTGCAGGCTGCGATCCGGCAGATCTCGGCCTACAGGCCGGACGTGCTGATCGTGTCGCTGGGCGTGGATACCTTCAAGGAAGACCCGATCTCCCAATTCAAGCTGGACAGCCCGGACTACCTGCGTATGGGCGAAGCCATCGGCCGCCTCGGCCTGCCGACCCTGTTCGTGATGGAAGGCGGCTACGCAGTAGAGGAAATCGGCATCAACGCCGTGAACGTGCTGCAGGGCTTCGACAGCATCGGCTGA
- a CDS encoding NirD/YgiW/YdeI family stress tolerance protein, translating into MKLRHLPLIAAAGLFSTITLAAGYTGPGSDAAKPAAAAQVTTVKQAQSAADDTPAVLEGVITKRLHGEHYEFKDATGTIQVEIDHDDWPAGASVSESTKVRLTGEVDHHNRKATDIDVDRVEILQ; encoded by the coding sequence ATGAAACTTCGTCATCTCCCCCTGATCGCTGCCGCTGGCCTGTTCTCCACTATCACCCTGGCCGCCGGTTACACCGGTCCGGGCAGCGATGCCGCCAAACCCGCAGCGGCTGCCCAGGTCACCACCGTCAAGCAGGCGCAGAGTGCAGCCGACGATACCCCGGCAGTGCTGGAAGGCGTCATCACCAAGCGTCTGCACGGCGAGCACTACGAATTCAAGGACGCCACCGGCACCATCCAGGTCGAGATTGACCATGACGACTGGCCGGCAGGCGCTTCGGTTTCCGAGAGCACCAAGGTGCGTCTGACCGGCGAGGTCGACCACCACAACCGCAAGGCCACCGATATCGACGTGGACCGTGTAGAAATCCTGCAGTAA
- a CDS encoding SdiA-regulated domain-containing protein, giving the protein MTMSILRPRWLLLALLFALVVLGVLTFLFHWDDRARLWLHEQDASQQERAESIWLPGYRAVIQAKPLKGGIEGQETSDLAYNPVTRTLFTVTGKKPLLAELSLTGDVLRVIPLLGMSNPEGVAVMENGNIAVTDERKNSLTIFHVDPQTRELSTEKLSSFDLGPRGKKNKGIEGIAWDPRQQRLVLGQERDPLALFSLASDGSASLHGALQAMPSGQLIMRNVSALSIDPRTGHTLVLSAESHLLLELDEKGEPVSFISLLGGLNGLHEKIPRAEGVAIDEQGTIYMVSEPDLFYVFKREPEQAGAN; this is encoded by the coding sequence ATGACCATGTCCATCCTCCGTCCGCGCTGGTTGCTGCTTGCGCTGCTGTTTGCCCTCGTCGTGCTCGGCGTGCTGACTTTCCTCTTCCACTGGGATGATCGCGCCCGCCTCTGGCTGCATGAGCAGGACGCCAGCCAGCAGGAGCGTGCCGAGAGCATCTGGCTGCCAGGTTACCGTGCGGTGATCCAGGCCAAGCCGCTCAAGGGAGGCATCGAGGGGCAGGAGACGTCGGACTTGGCATACAACCCGGTGACTCGAACGCTGTTCACCGTGACCGGCAAGAAGCCGCTGCTCGCCGAGCTGTCGCTGACCGGCGACGTGCTGCGGGTCATCCCGCTGCTGGGCATGTCCAACCCGGAAGGTGTCGCGGTGATGGAGAATGGCAATATCGCCGTGACCGACGAGCGCAAGAATTCCCTGACCATCTTCCATGTCGACCCGCAGACCCGCGAACTGAGTACCGAAAAGCTGTCCAGCTTCGATCTCGGCCCGCGCGGCAAGAAGAACAAAGGCATCGAGGGCATCGCCTGGGATCCGCGCCAACAGCGCCTGGTGCTGGGGCAGGAGCGCGACCCGCTGGCCCTGTTCAGCCTGGCCAGCGACGGTAGCGCCTCGCTGCACGGGGCATTGCAGGCGATGCCCAGTGGCCAGTTGATCATGCGCAACGTCTCGGCGCTGAGCATCGATCCGCGCACTGGGCACACCCTGGTGCTGTCGGCGGAGTCGCACTTGTTGCTGGAACTGGACGAGAAGGGCGAACCCGTCAGCTTCATCAGCCTGCTGGGCGGGCTGAATGGGCTGCATGAGAAGATTCCGCGCGCCGAAGGTGTGGCCATCGACGAGCAGGGCACCATCTACATGGTCAGCGAGCCGGACCTGTTCTACGTGTTCAAGCGCGAGCCGGAGCAGGCTGGGGCGAATTGA
- a CDS encoding fumarylacetoacetate hydrolase family protein: protein MSYQHQYVDGTPIHFTLGKVVCVGRNYAEHAKELNNPVPTEPLLFIKPGSCTVSHAGGFAIPEDRGSVHYEAEIAVLIGKPLSRQPSAEEVLDAISGYAPALDLTLRDVQAKLKEKGLPWELAKSFDGAFVLAPFVSADHFPDPTDIGIRLSIDGEVRQDGNSRDMLNPIVPLIQHICGHFSLQPGDVVSTGTPVGVGPLHSGNVLVLELPGASRFESRVL, encoded by the coding sequence ATGAGTTACCAGCATCAGTATGTCGACGGCACGCCGATCCATTTCACCCTGGGCAAGGTGGTGTGCGTCGGCCGCAACTACGCGGAACACGCCAAGGAGCTGAACAACCCGGTACCGACCGAGCCGCTGCTGTTCATCAAGCCGGGCTCCTGCACCGTGTCCCACGCCGGCGGATTCGCCATTCCCGAGGACCGCGGTTCGGTGCACTACGAGGCGGAGATCGCCGTGCTGATCGGCAAGCCGCTGTCGCGCCAGCCCAGCGCCGAGGAAGTACTGGATGCCATCTCCGGCTATGCGCCTGCGCTGGACCTGACCTTGCGTGATGTCCAGGCGAAGCTGAAGGAGAAGGGGCTGCCCTGGGAGCTGGCCAAGTCGTTCGACGGCGCCTTCGTGCTTGCGCCCTTCGTCAGCGCCGACCACTTCCCGGATCCGACCGACATCGGCATCCGCCTGAGCATCGACGGCGAAGTCCGCCAGGACGGCAACAGCCGCGACATGCTCAACCCCATCGTGCCGCTGATCCAGCATATCTGCGGGCACTTTTCGCTGCAGCCGGGCGATGTGGTGTCCACTGGAACGCCAGTAGGCGTCGGCCCGCTGCACAGCGGAAATGTACTGGTGCTGGAACTTCCGGGCGCCAGCCGTTTCGAAAGCCGCGTGCTCTAA
- a CDS encoding FAD-binding oxidoreductase, which yields MTRDALIESLKPLLDAGKLLTDADSLDTYGKDWTKHFAPAPLAIAFPKSTEQVQAIVRWANEHKVALVPSGGRTGLSAAAVAANGEVVVAFDYMNKVLEFNEFDRTVVCQPGVITKQLQTFAEEHGLYYPVDFASSGSSQIGGNIGTNAGGIKVIRYGMTRNWVAGLKVVTGKGDLLELNKDLIKNATGYDLRQLFIGAEGTLGFVVEATMRLERTPKNLTAMVLGTPDFDSIMPVLHAFQNKLDLTAFEFFSDKALAKIMARGDVPPAFETDCPFYALLEFEASTEEVANEALATFEHCVEQGWVLDGVMSQSEQQLQNLWKLREYISETISHWTPYKNDISVTVGKVPAFLKDIDDIVAANYPDFEVVWFGHIGDGNLHLNILKPENLTKDEFFAKCATVNKWVFETVQKYNGSISAEHGVGMTKRDYLGYSRSEAEIGYMKAVKAVFDPNGIMNPGKIFTE from the coding sequence ATGACCCGCGACGCCCTGATCGAATCGCTCAAGCCCCTGCTGGATGCCGGGAAGCTGCTGACAGACGCCGATTCCCTCGACACCTACGGCAAGGATTGGACCAAGCATTTCGCCCCGGCGCCGCTGGCGATCGCCTTCCCCAAGAGCACCGAGCAGGTCCAGGCCATCGTTCGCTGGGCCAACGAGCACAAGGTCGCGCTGGTGCCCTCCGGCGGCCGTACCGGTCTTTCCGCCGCCGCCGTCGCCGCCAATGGCGAGGTGGTCGTGGCCTTCGACTATATGAACAAGGTGCTGGAATTCAACGAATTCGATCGCACCGTGGTCTGCCAGCCGGGCGTGATCACCAAGCAGCTTCAGACCTTCGCCGAAGAGCACGGCCTGTACTACCCGGTGGACTTCGCTTCGTCCGGTTCCAGCCAGATTGGCGGCAACATCGGCACCAATGCCGGCGGGATCAAGGTCATTCGCTACGGCATGACCCGCAACTGGGTGGCCGGCCTGAAGGTCGTCACCGGCAAGGGCGACCTGCTGGAGCTGAACAAGGACCTGATCAAGAACGCCACCGGCTACGACCTGCGCCAGCTGTTCATCGGCGCCGAAGGCACCCTGGGCTTCGTGGTCGAGGCCACCATGCGCCTGGAGCGCACGCCGAAGAACCTCACCGCGATGGTCCTGGGCACTCCGGACTTCGACTCGATCATGCCGGTGCTGCACGCCTTCCAGAACAAGCTGGACCTGACCGCCTTCGAGTTCTTCTCCGACAAGGCCCTGGCCAAGATCATGGCCCGTGGCGACGTGCCGCCGGCCTTCGAGACCGACTGCCCGTTCTATGCGCTGCTGGAATTCGAGGCGAGCACCGAGGAAGTGGCCAACGAGGCGCTGGCGACGTTCGAACATTGTGTAGAGCAGGGCTGGGTGCTCGATGGCGTGATGAGCCAGAGCGAACAGCAGCTGCAGAACCTGTGGAAGCTGCGCGAGTACATCTCCGAGACCATCTCCCACTGGACGCCGTACAAGAACGACATCTCCGTCACCGTCGGCAAGGTCCCGGCCTTCCTCAAGGACATCGACGATATCGTCGCGGCCAACTACCCCGACTTCGAAGTGGTCTGGTTCGGCCACATCGGCGATGGCAACCTGCACCTGAATATCCTCAAGCCCGAGAACCTGACCAAGGACGAGTTCTTCGCCAAATGCGCGACCGTCAACAAGTGGGTGTTCGAGACCGTGCAGAAGTACAACGGCTCGATCTCCGCCGAGCACGGCGTGGGCATGACCAAGCGCGACTACCTGGGTTACTCTCGCTCGGAGGCTGAAATCGGCTACATGAAGGCGGTCAAGGCGGTGTTCGATCCCAACGGGATCATGAACCCCGGCAAGATCTTCACCGAGTAA
- the serA gene encoding phosphoglycerate dehydrogenase, whose protein sequence is MSKTSLDKSKIKFLLLEGVHQNAVDTLKAAGYSNIEYLKTALSGDELKEKIADAHFIGIRSRTQLTEEVFDAAKKLIAVGCFCIGTNQVDLNAARERGIAVFNAPYSNTRSVAELVLAEAILLLRGIPEKNASCHRGGWIKSAANSFEIRGKKLGIIGYGSIGTQLSVLAEALGMQVFFYDVVTKLPLGNAQQVGNLHDLLGMSDIVSLHVPELPSTQWMIGEKEIRAIKKGGILINAARGTVVELDHLAAAIKDEHLIGAAIDVFPVEPKSNDEEFESPLRGLDRVILTPHIGGSTAEAQANIGLEVAEKLVKYSDNGTSVSSVNFPEVALPSHPGKHRLLHIHANIPGVMSEINKVFADNGINISGQYLQTNDKVGYVVIDVDAEYSDLALEKLQHVNGTIRSRVLF, encoded by the coding sequence ATGAGCAAGACTTCTCTCGACAAGAGCAAGATCAAATTCCTTCTCCTTGAAGGCGTGCACCAGAACGCCGTCGACACCCTCAAGGCAGCCGGCTACTCCAACATCGAGTACCTCAAGACCGCCCTGTCCGGTGACGAGCTGAAGGAAAAGATTGCCGATGCGCACTTCATCGGCATCCGCTCGCGCACCCAACTGACCGAAGAAGTCTTCGACGCTGCCAAGAAGCTGATCGCCGTTGGCTGCTTCTGCATCGGCACCAATCAGGTCGACCTGAACGCGGCCCGCGAGCGCGGTATCGCCGTATTCAACGCCCCCTACTCCAACACCCGCTCGGTTGCCGAACTGGTGCTGGCCGAGGCCATCCTGCTGCTGCGCGGCATCCCGGAAAAGAACGCTTCCTGCCACCGTGGCGGCTGGATCAAGTCCGCAGCCAACTCCTTCGAGATCCGCGGCAAGAAGCTGGGCATCATCGGCTACGGCTCGATCGGCACCCAGCTTTCGGTCCTCGCCGAAGCCCTGGGCATGCAGGTGTTTTTCTACGACGTAGTCACCAAGCTGCCGCTGGGTAATGCCCAGCAGGTCGGCAATCTGCACGATCTGCTCGGCATGTCCGACATCGTCTCGCTGCACGTGCCCGAGCTGCCGTCCACCCAGTGGATGATCGGCGAGAAGGAAATCCGCGCCATCAAGAAGGGCGGCATCCTGATCAACGCCGCGCGCGGCACCGTGGTAGAGCTGGACCATCTGGCTGCCGCGATCAAGGACGAGCATCTGATCGGCGCCGCCATCGACGTGTTCCCGGTCGAGCCCAAGTCCAACGACGAAGAGTTCGAAAGCCCGCTGCGCGGCCTGGATCGCGTGATCCTGACCCCGCACATCGGCGGTTCCACCGCCGAAGCCCAGGCCAACATCGGCCTGGAAGTGGCCGAGAAGCTGGTCAAGTACAGCGACAACGGTACCTCGGTATCGTCGGTCAACTTCCCGGAAGTGGCCCTGCCGTCGCATCCGGGCAAGCACCGCCTGCTGCACATCCACGCCAACATCCCGGGTGTGATGAGCGAAATCAACAAGGTGTTCGCCGACAACGGCATCAACATCTCCGGCCAGTACCTGCAGACCAACGACAAGGTCGGCTACGTGGTGATCGATGTCGACGCCGAGTACTCGGACCTGGCGCTTGAGAAGCTGCAGCACGTGAACGGCACCATCCGCAGCCGCGTCCTGTTCTGA
- a CDS encoding DUF4399 domain-containing protein, which produces MRTMLPCLGLVALFVGASAVAADLPRTPAPEGAKVYFIEPADGATVDKTFTVKFGLKGMGVAPAGVDSPATGHHHLLIDLKEQPVMNLPLPMTDSIKHFGKGQTETEVTLPPGKHTLQLLVGDKNHIPLDPPVESQKITVNVK; this is translated from the coding sequence ATGAGAACCATGCTGCCTTGCCTTGGCCTGGTTGCGCTGTTTGTCGGCGCATCCGCGGTCGCTGCGGATCTGCCGCGTACGCCGGCACCGGAAGGCGCCAAGGTGTATTTCATCGAGCCGGCCGACGGCGCCACGGTCGACAAGACCTTCACCGTCAAATTCGGCCTCAAGGGCATGGGCGTGGCTCCGGCAGGCGTCGATTCGCCGGCGACCGGCCACCATCACCTGTTGATCGATCTGAAGGAGCAGCCGGTGATGAACCTGCCGCTACCGATGACCGACAGCATCAAGCACTTCGGCAAGGGCCAGACCGAGACCGAAGTAACCCTGCCGCCGGGCAAGCACACCCTGCAATTGCTGGTGGGCGACAAGAACCACATCCCGCTCGACCCGCCGGTGGAGTCGCAGAAGATCACCGTCAACGTGAAGTGA
- a CDS encoding DUF523 domain-containing protein: MQKVLVSRCLLGHRVRYDGGAHGPFDLLTRWLAQGRVVALCPEVAGGLPTPRAPAEIPGGQGLAVLERTSPVVTVDGQDVSHAFLAGAEAAVKLVRHHDIRLAVLKARSPSCGNRENYDGTFSGQRVAGEGVTAAALKRMGVLVFSEEELDAAAVCLAGLEAGG; encoded by the coding sequence ATGCAGAAGGTTCTTGTCAGCCGATGCCTGCTCGGACACCGCGTACGCTACGACGGTGGCGCGCACGGTCCGTTCGACCTGCTGACGCGCTGGCTGGCGCAGGGGCGCGTGGTGGCGTTGTGCCCGGAGGTGGCCGGCGGATTGCCGACGCCGCGTGCGCCAGCGGAAATTCCCGGCGGCCAGGGGCTGGCCGTGCTGGAGCGGACGAGCCCGGTGGTGACTGTCGATGGCCAGGATGTCAGCCACGCTTTCCTGGCCGGTGCCGAGGCGGCGGTGAAGCTGGTTCGGCACCACGATATCCGCCTTGCGGTGTTGAAGGCGCGCAGCCCGTCCTGCGGTAACCGAGAGAATTACGACGGCACCTTCAGCGGCCAGCGTGTGGCCGGGGAGGGTGTCACCGCCGCGGCGCTCAAGCGCATGGGGGTGCTGGTGTTCAGCGAAGAGGAGCTGGATGCTGCGGCAGTCTGCCTGGCCGGGCTGGAAGCCGGGGGCTAG
- a CDS encoding DUF6160 family protein — MTRLFALSAAAAALFHLSSSQAALEALDNESLGAITGQDGISIRADVQARIDSAAWNDDGGSVSLRNVYIDNGCVKTGDCPDGRGGSLPFGAAKLGLSLPIFGIEQPTLQVDVVKSSSGTQQLALTLPDLSTINKQLNASGLPSQTIRLRIRGDLYVGNGRLGTLEVRDIQDISGTIKVWGH, encoded by the coding sequence ATGACCCGCCTGTTCGCCCTGTCCGCCGCCGCCGCGGCACTCTTCCACCTCTCAAGCAGCCAAGCCGCCCTCGAAGCCCTGGACAATGAGAGCCTCGGTGCGATCACCGGACAGGACGGCATCAGCATTCGCGCCGACGTACAGGCACGCATCGACAGCGCCGCCTGGAATGACGACGGCGGCAGCGTTTCGCTGCGCAACGTGTACATCGACAACGGCTGCGTGAAGACCGGCGACTGCCCGGACGGGCGTGGCGGCAGTCTGCCCTTCGGCGCCGCCAAGCTGGGCCTGAGCCTGCCGATCTTCGGCATCGAGCAGCCGACCCTGCAGGTCGACGTGGTGAAAAGCTCCAGCGGCACGCAGCAACTGGCGCTCACGCTGCCCGACCTCTCCACCATCAACAAGCAGCTCAATGCCAGCGGATTGCCGTCACAGACCATCCGCCTGCGGATCAGGGGGGATCTCTACGTCGGCAACGGGCGGCTGGGGACACTGGAAGTGCGCGATATCCAGGACATCAGCGGCACCATCAAGGTCTGGGGGCACTGA